From Callithrix jacchus isolate 240 chromosome 15, calJac240_pri, whole genome shotgun sequence, one genomic window encodes:
- the USP19 gene encoding ubiquitin carboxyl-terminal hydrolase 19 isoform X49 has product MSGGASATGPRRGPPGLEDASSKKKQKDRANQESKDGDPRKETGSRYVTQAGLELLASGDPSASASCAAGITGSHHRTRLFFPSSSGSASTPREEQTKAELLLDWRQSAEEVIVKLRVGVGPLQLEDIDAAFTDTDCVVRFSGGQQWGGVFYAEIKGSCAKVQTRKGSLLHLTLPKKVPMLTWPSLLVEADEQHCIPPLNPQTCLLGSEENLALSVGEKAVSPGNDPVSPAMVRSRNPVKDDCVKEEMTVAADAATLVDGKEPESMVNLAFVKNDSYEKGPDSVVVHVYVKEICRDTSRVLFREQDFTLIFQTRDGNFLRLHPGCGPHTIFRWQVKLRNLIEPEQCTFCFTASRIDICLRKRQSQRWGGLEAPAARVGGAKVAVPTGPTPLDSTPPGGAPHSLTGQEEARAVEKDKSKARSEDTGLDSVAARTPMEHVTPKPETHLASPKPTCMVPPMPHSPVSGDSVEEEEEEEKKVCLPGFTGLVNLGNTCFMNSVIQSLSNTRELRDFFHDRSFEAEINYNNPLGTGGRLAIGFAVLLRALWKGTHHAFQPSKLKAIVASKASQFTGYAQHDAQEFMAFLLDGLHEDLNRIQNKPYTETVDSDGRPDEVVAEEAWQRHKMRNDSFIVDLFQGQYKSKLVCPVCAKVSITFDPFLYLPVPLPQKQKVLPVFYFAREPHSKPVKFLVSISKENSTASEVLDSLSQSVHVKPENLRLAEVIKNRFQRVFLPSHSLDTVSPSDMLLCFELLSPELAKERVVVLEVQQRPQVPSVPISKCAACQRKQQSEDEKLKRCTRCYRVGYCNQLCQKTHWPDHKGLCRPENIGYPFLVSVPASRLTYARLAQLLEGYARYSVSVFQPPFQPGRMALESQSPGCTTLLSTGSLEAGDSERDPIQPPELQLVTPVADGDTGPLRVWTAPDRGPVPSTSGISSDMLASGPIEVGSLPASERVSRPEAAVPGYQHPSEALNAHTPQFFIYKIDSSNREQRLEDKGDTPLELGDDCSLALVWRNNERLQEFVLVASKELECAEDPGSAGEAARAGHFTLDQCLNLFTRPEVLAPEEAWYCPQCKQHREASKQLLLWRLPNVLIVQLKRFSFRSFIWRDKINDLVEFPVRNLDLSKFCIGQKEEQLPNYDLYAVINHYGGMIGGHYTACARLPNDRSSQRSDVGWRLFDDSTVTTVDESQVVTRYAYVLFYRRRNSPVERPPRAGHSEHHPDLGPAAEAAASQGLGPGQAPEVAPTRTAPERFAPPVDRPAPTYSNMEEVD; this is encoded by the exons ATGTCTGGAGGGGCCAGTGCAACAGGCCCAAGGAGAGGGCCCCCAGGACTGGAGGATGCCAGTAGTAAGAAGAAGCAGAAGGATCGAGCAAACCAGGAGAGCAAGGATGGAGATCCTAGGAAAG agacagggtctcgatatgttacccaggctggtcttgaactcctggcctcaggtgatccttctgcctcagcctcctgtgcagctgggattacaggatcacACCACCGTACCCGGCTGTTCTTTCCTTCGTCGTCAGGGTCAGCATCCACTCCTCGAGAGGAGCAGACCAAAGCAG AGTTGTTGCTCGATTGGAGGCAGAGTGCAGAAGAGGTAATTGTCAAGCTTCGTGTGGGAGTAGGTCCCCTTCAGCTGGAGGACATAGATGCGGCTTTCACAGATACAGACTGTGTGGTGCGGTTTTCAG gtggTCAGCAGTGGGGTGGTGTCTTCTATGCTGAGATAAAAGGATCTTGTGCTAAAGTGCAAACCCGCAAGGGGAGTCTCCTGCACCTGACACTGCCCAAGAAGGTGCCTATGCTCACGTGGCCCTCTCTCCTG GTTGAGGCTGATGAACAGCATTGCATACCACCACTGAACCCCCAaacctgcctcctgggctcagaggagAATTTAGCCCTTTCAGTAGGAGAGAAAGCAGTGTCTCCCGGGAATGACCCAGTGTCTCCAGCCATGGTCCGGAGCAGAAATCCTGTGAAAGATGACTGTGTCAAGGAGGAGATGACAGTGGCAGCAGATGCTGCAACCTTGGTGGATGGTAAAG AACCTGAGTCGATGGTGAACCTGGCATTTGTCAAGAATGACTCGTATGAGAAAGGCCCGGATTCAGTGGTGGTGCACGTGTACGTGAAGGAGATCTGCAGGGATACCTCAAGAGTACTCTTCCGTGAGCAGGACTTCACACTCATCTTCCAGACCAG GGATGGAAACTTCTTGAGGCTGCACCCGGGTTGTGGGCCCCACACCATCTTCCGTTGGCAGGTGAAGCTCAG GAATCTGATTGAGCCAGAGCAGTGCACCTTCTGTTTCACGGCTTCTCGCATCGACATCTGCCTTCGTAAGAGGCAGAGTCAGCGCTGGGGGGGCCTGGAGGCCCCAGCTGCACGAG TGGGTGGTGCAAAGGTTGCCGTGCCGACAGGTCCAACCCCTCTGGATTCAACCCCACCAGGAGGTgctccccactccctgacaggccagGAGGAGGCCCGGGCTGTGGAGAAGGATAAATCCAAGGCAAGATCTGAGGACACGGGGCTAGACAGTGTGGCAGCCCGCACACCCATGGAGCATGTAACCCCAAAGCCAGAGACACACCTGGCCTCG CCCAAGCCCACATGTATGGTGCCTCCCATGCCCCACAGCCCAGTGAGTGGAGAcagtgtggaggaggaggaagaagaagagaagaaggtgTGTCTGCCAGGCTTCACTGGCCTTGTCAATTTAGGCAACACCTGCTTCATGAACAGCGTCATTCAGTCTCTGTCCAACACTCGGGAACTCCGGGACTTCTTCCATG ACCGCTCCTTTGAGGCTGAGATCAACTACAACAACCCACTAGGGACTGGTGGGCGTCTGGCCATTGGCTTTGCTGTGCTGCTTCGGGCGCTGTGGAAGGGCACCCACCATGCCTTCCAGCCTTCCAAGTTGAAG GCCATTGTGGCGAGTAAGGCCAGCCAGTTCACAGGCTATGCGCAGCATGACGCCCAAGAGTTCATGGCTTTCCTGCTGGATGGGCTGCACGAGGACCTGAATCGGATTCAGAACAAGCCCTACACAGAGACTGTGGACTCAGATGGGCGGCCTGATGAG GTGGTAGCCGAGGAAGCATGGCAGCGGCACAAGATGAGGAATGACTCTTTCATCGTGGACCTATTTCAGGGCCAGTACAAGTCTAAGCTGGTGTGCCCTGTGTGTGCCAAG GTCTCCATCACTTTTGACCCATTTCTTTATCTGCCGGTGCCCTTGCCACAAAAGCAAAAGGTTCTCCCCGTCTTTTATTTTGCCCGAGAGCCCCACAGCAAGCCCGTCAAG TTCCTGGTGAGCATCAGCAAGGAGAACTCCACTGCGAGTGAAGTATTGGACTCCCTCTCTCAGAGCGTTCATGTGAAGCCTGAGAACCTGCGTTTGGCAGAG GTAATTAAGAATCGTTTCCAACGTGTGTTCCTGCCCTCCCACTCACTGGACACTGTGTCCCCATCTGATATGCTCCTCTGCTTTGAGCTGCTATCCCCAGAGTTGGCTAAGGAGCGGGTAGTGGTGCTAGAGGTGCAACAG CGCCCTCAGGTGCCCAGCGTCCCCATCTCCAAGTGTGCAGCCTGCCAGCGGAAGCAACAGTCGGAGGATGAAAAACTGAAGCGCTGTACCCGGTGCTATCGTGTGGGCTACTGCAACCA gCTCTGCCAGAAAACCCACTGGCCTGACCACAAGGGCCTCTGCCGACCTGAGAACATTGGGTACCCCTTCCTGGTCAGTGTACCCGCCTCACGCCTCACTTATGCACGCCTCGCTCAGCTGCTAGAGGGCTACGCCCG GTACTCTGTGAGTGTATTCCAGCCACCCTTTCAACCTGGCCGCATGGCCTTGGAGTCTCAGAGCCCTGGCTGCACCACACTGCTCTCCACTGGCTCCCTGGAGGCTGGGGACAGTGAGAGGGACCCCATTCAGCCACCTGAGCTCCAGCTGGTGACCCCTGTGGCTGATGGGGACACAGGGCCTCTCCGGGTATGGACAGCCCCTGACCGGGGTCCTGTGCCCAGCACCAGTGGAATTTCTTCTGACATGCTGGCCAGTGGGCCCATTGAGGTTGGCTCCTTGCCTGCTAGCGAGAGGGTGTCCCGACCTGAAG CCGCTGTGCCCGGGTACCAGCACCCAAGTGAAGCTTTGAATGCCCACACACCCCagttcttcatctataaaattgacTCATCCAACCGAGAGCAGCGGCTAGAGGATAAAG GAGACACCCCACTGGAGCTGGGTGATGATTGTAGCCTGGCTCTTGTCTGGCGGAACAATGAGCGATTGCAGGAGTTTGTGTTGGTAGCCTCTAAAGAGCTGGAATGTGCTGAGGATCCAGGCTCTGCTGGTGAGGCTGCCCGGGCTGGCCACTTCACCCTGGACCAGTGCCTCAACCTCTTCACACGGCCTGAGGTGCTGGCACCCGAGGAGGCCTG GTACTGCCCACAGTGCAAACAGCACCGTGAGGCCTCCAAGCAGCTGTTGCTATGGCGCCTGCCAAATGTTCTCATCGTGCAGCTCAAGCGCTTCTCCTTTCGTAGTTTTATCTGGCGTGACAAGATCAATGACTTGGTGGAGTTCCCTGTTCG GAATCTGGACCTGAGCAAGTTCTGCATTGGCCAGAAAGAGGAGCAGCTGCCCAACTACGATCTGTATGCTGTCATTAACCACTATGGAGGCATGATCGGTGGCCACTACACTGCCTGTGCACGCCTGCCCAATGATCGTAGCAGTCAGCGCAGTGACGTGG GCTGGCGCTTGTTTGATGACAGCACGGTGACAACGGTAGACGAGAGCCAGGTCGTGACACGTTATGCCTATGTACTCTTCTATCGCCGGCGGAACTCTCCTGTGGAGAGGCCCCCCAGGGCAGGTCACTCTGAGCACCACCCAGACCTAGGCCCTGCAGCCGAGGCTGCTGCCAGCCAG GGACTAGGCCCTGGCCAGGCCCCCGAGGTGGCCCCCACGCGGACAGCCCCTGAACGCTTCGCCCCCCCTGTGGATCGGCCAGCCCCTACCTACAGCAACATGGAGGAGGTGGATTAG
- the USP19 gene encoding ubiquitin carboxyl-terminal hydrolase 19 isoform X47, with protein MSGGASATGPRRGPPGLEDASSKKKQKDRANQESKDGDPRKETGSRYVTQAGLELLASGDPSASASCAAGITGSHHRTRLFFPSSSGSASTPREEQTKAELLLDWRQSAEEVIVKLRVGVGPLQLEDIDAAFTDTDCVVRFSGGQQWGGVFYAEIKGSCAKVQTRKGSLLHLTLPKKVPMLTWPSLLVEADEQHCIPPLNPQTCLLGSEENLALSVGEKAVSPGNDPVSPAMVRSRNPVKDDCVKEEMTVAADAATLVDGKEPESMVNLAFVKNDSYEKGPDSVVVHVYVKEICRDTSRVLFREQDFTLIFQTRDGNFLRLHPGCGPHTIFRWQVKLRNLIEPEQCTFCFTASRIDICLRKRQSQRWGGLEAPAARGAVGGAKVAVPTGPTPLDSTPPGGAPHSLTGQEEARAVEKDKSKARSEDTGLDSVAARTPMEHVTPKPETHLASPKPTCMVPPMPHSPVSGDSVEEEEEEEKKVCLPGFTGLVNLGNTCFMNSVIQSLSNTRELRDFFHDRSFEAEINYNNPLGTGGRLAIGFAVLLRALWKGTHHAFQPSKLKAIVASKASQFTGYAQHDAQEFMAFLLDGLHEDLNRIQNKPYTETVDSDGRPDEVVAEEAWQRHKMRNDSFIVDLFQGQYKSKLVCPVCAKVSITFDPFLYLPVPLPQKQKVLPVFYFAREPHSKPVKFLVSISKENSTASEVLDSLSQSVHVKPENLRLAEVIKNRFQRVFLPSHSLDTVSPSDMLLCFELLSPELAKERVVVLEVQQRPQVPSVPISKCAACQRKQQSEDEKLKRCTRCYRVGYCNQLCQKTHWPDHKGLCRPENIGYPFLVSVPASRLTYARLAQLLEGYARYSVSVFQPPFQPGRMALESQSPGCTTLLSTGSLEAGDSERDPIQPPELQLVTPVADGDTGPLRVWTAPDRGPVPSTSGISSDMLASGPIEVGSLPASERVSRPEAAVPGYQHPSEALNAHTPQFFIYKIDSSNREQRLEDKGDTPLELGDDCSLALVWRNNERLQEFVLVASKELECAEDPGSAGEAARAGHFTLDQCLNLFTRPEVLAPEEAWYCPQCKQHREASKQLLLWRLPNVLIVQLKRFSFRSFIWRDKINDLVEFPVRNLDLSKFCIGQKEEQLPNYDLYAVINHYGGMIGGHYTACARLPNDRSSQRSDVGWRLFDDSTVTTVDESQVVTRYAYVLFYRRRNSPVERPPRAGHSEHHPDLGPAAEAAASQGLGPGQAPEVAPTRTAPERFAPPVDRPAPTYSNMEEVD; from the exons ATGTCTGGAGGGGCCAGTGCAACAGGCCCAAGGAGAGGGCCCCCAGGACTGGAGGATGCCAGTAGTAAGAAGAAGCAGAAGGATCGAGCAAACCAGGAGAGCAAGGATGGAGATCCTAGGAAAG agacagggtctcgatatgttacccaggctggtcttgaactcctggcctcaggtgatccttctgcctcagcctcctgtgcagctgggattacaggatcacACCACCGTACCCGGCTGTTCTTTCCTTCGTCGTCAGGGTCAGCATCCACTCCTCGAGAGGAGCAGACCAAAGCAG AGTTGTTGCTCGATTGGAGGCAGAGTGCAGAAGAGGTAATTGTCAAGCTTCGTGTGGGAGTAGGTCCCCTTCAGCTGGAGGACATAGATGCGGCTTTCACAGATACAGACTGTGTGGTGCGGTTTTCAG gtggTCAGCAGTGGGGTGGTGTCTTCTATGCTGAGATAAAAGGATCTTGTGCTAAAGTGCAAACCCGCAAGGGGAGTCTCCTGCACCTGACACTGCCCAAGAAGGTGCCTATGCTCACGTGGCCCTCTCTCCTG GTTGAGGCTGATGAACAGCATTGCATACCACCACTGAACCCCCAaacctgcctcctgggctcagaggagAATTTAGCCCTTTCAGTAGGAGAGAAAGCAGTGTCTCCCGGGAATGACCCAGTGTCTCCAGCCATGGTCCGGAGCAGAAATCCTGTGAAAGATGACTGTGTCAAGGAGGAGATGACAGTGGCAGCAGATGCTGCAACCTTGGTGGATGGTAAAG AACCTGAGTCGATGGTGAACCTGGCATTTGTCAAGAATGACTCGTATGAGAAAGGCCCGGATTCAGTGGTGGTGCACGTGTACGTGAAGGAGATCTGCAGGGATACCTCAAGAGTACTCTTCCGTGAGCAGGACTTCACACTCATCTTCCAGACCAG GGATGGAAACTTCTTGAGGCTGCACCCGGGTTGTGGGCCCCACACCATCTTCCGTTGGCAGGTGAAGCTCAG GAATCTGATTGAGCCAGAGCAGTGCACCTTCTGTTTCACGGCTTCTCGCATCGACATCTGCCTTCGTAAGAGGCAGAGTCAGCGCTGGGGGGGCCTGGAGGCCCCAGCTGCACGAG GTGCAGTGGGTGGTGCAAAGGTTGCCGTGCCGACAGGTCCAACCCCTCTGGATTCAACCCCACCAGGAGGTgctccccactccctgacaggccagGAGGAGGCCCGGGCTGTGGAGAAGGATAAATCCAAGGCAAGATCTGAGGACACGGGGCTAGACAGTGTGGCAGCCCGCACACCCATGGAGCATGTAACCCCAAAGCCAGAGACACACCTGGCCTCG CCCAAGCCCACATGTATGGTGCCTCCCATGCCCCACAGCCCAGTGAGTGGAGAcagtgtggaggaggaggaagaagaagagaagaaggtgTGTCTGCCAGGCTTCACTGGCCTTGTCAATTTAGGCAACACCTGCTTCATGAACAGCGTCATTCAGTCTCTGTCCAACACTCGGGAACTCCGGGACTTCTTCCATG ACCGCTCCTTTGAGGCTGAGATCAACTACAACAACCCACTAGGGACTGGTGGGCGTCTGGCCATTGGCTTTGCTGTGCTGCTTCGGGCGCTGTGGAAGGGCACCCACCATGCCTTCCAGCCTTCCAAGTTGAAG GCCATTGTGGCGAGTAAGGCCAGCCAGTTCACAGGCTATGCGCAGCATGACGCCCAAGAGTTCATGGCTTTCCTGCTGGATGGGCTGCACGAGGACCTGAATCGGATTCAGAACAAGCCCTACACAGAGACTGTGGACTCAGATGGGCGGCCTGATGAG GTGGTAGCCGAGGAAGCATGGCAGCGGCACAAGATGAGGAATGACTCTTTCATCGTGGACCTATTTCAGGGCCAGTACAAGTCTAAGCTGGTGTGCCCTGTGTGTGCCAAG GTCTCCATCACTTTTGACCCATTTCTTTATCTGCCGGTGCCCTTGCCACAAAAGCAAAAGGTTCTCCCCGTCTTTTATTTTGCCCGAGAGCCCCACAGCAAGCCCGTCAAG TTCCTGGTGAGCATCAGCAAGGAGAACTCCACTGCGAGTGAAGTATTGGACTCCCTCTCTCAGAGCGTTCATGTGAAGCCTGAGAACCTGCGTTTGGCAGAG GTAATTAAGAATCGTTTCCAACGTGTGTTCCTGCCCTCCCACTCACTGGACACTGTGTCCCCATCTGATATGCTCCTCTGCTTTGAGCTGCTATCCCCAGAGTTGGCTAAGGAGCGGGTAGTGGTGCTAGAGGTGCAACAG CGCCCTCAGGTGCCCAGCGTCCCCATCTCCAAGTGTGCAGCCTGCCAGCGGAAGCAACAGTCGGAGGATGAAAAACTGAAGCGCTGTACCCGGTGCTATCGTGTGGGCTACTGCAACCA gCTCTGCCAGAAAACCCACTGGCCTGACCACAAGGGCCTCTGCCGACCTGAGAACATTGGGTACCCCTTCCTGGTCAGTGTACCCGCCTCACGCCTCACTTATGCACGCCTCGCTCAGCTGCTAGAGGGCTACGCCCG GTACTCTGTGAGTGTATTCCAGCCACCCTTTCAACCTGGCCGCATGGCCTTGGAGTCTCAGAGCCCTGGCTGCACCACACTGCTCTCCACTGGCTCCCTGGAGGCTGGGGACAGTGAGAGGGACCCCATTCAGCCACCTGAGCTCCAGCTGGTGACCCCTGTGGCTGATGGGGACACAGGGCCTCTCCGGGTATGGACAGCCCCTGACCGGGGTCCTGTGCCCAGCACCAGTGGAATTTCTTCTGACATGCTGGCCAGTGGGCCCATTGAGGTTGGCTCCTTGCCTGCTAGCGAGAGGGTGTCCCGACCTGAAG CCGCTGTGCCCGGGTACCAGCACCCAAGTGAAGCTTTGAATGCCCACACACCCCagttcttcatctataaaattgacTCATCCAACCGAGAGCAGCGGCTAGAGGATAAAG GAGACACCCCACTGGAGCTGGGTGATGATTGTAGCCTGGCTCTTGTCTGGCGGAACAATGAGCGATTGCAGGAGTTTGTGTTGGTAGCCTCTAAAGAGCTGGAATGTGCTGAGGATCCAGGCTCTGCTGGTGAGGCTGCCCGGGCTGGCCACTTCACCCTGGACCAGTGCCTCAACCTCTTCACACGGCCTGAGGTGCTGGCACCCGAGGAGGCCTG GTACTGCCCACAGTGCAAACAGCACCGTGAGGCCTCCAAGCAGCTGTTGCTATGGCGCCTGCCAAATGTTCTCATCGTGCAGCTCAAGCGCTTCTCCTTTCGTAGTTTTATCTGGCGTGACAAGATCAATGACTTGGTGGAGTTCCCTGTTCG GAATCTGGACCTGAGCAAGTTCTGCATTGGCCAGAAAGAGGAGCAGCTGCCCAACTACGATCTGTATGCTGTCATTAACCACTATGGAGGCATGATCGGTGGCCACTACACTGCCTGTGCACGCCTGCCCAATGATCGTAGCAGTCAGCGCAGTGACGTGG GCTGGCGCTTGTTTGATGACAGCACGGTGACAACGGTAGACGAGAGCCAGGTCGTGACACGTTATGCCTATGTACTCTTCTATCGCCGGCGGAACTCTCCTGTGGAGAGGCCCCCCAGGGCAGGTCACTCTGAGCACCACCCAGACCTAGGCCCTGCAGCCGAGGCTGCTGCCAGCCAG GGACTAGGCCCTGGCCAGGCCCCCGAGGTGGCCCCCACGCGGACAGCCCCTGAACGCTTCGCCCCCCCTGTGGATCGGCCAGCCCCTACCTACAGCAACATGGAGGAGGTGGATTAG